A stretch of Rhodohalobacter mucosus DNA encodes these proteins:
- a CDS encoding glycoside hydrolase family 3 N-terminal domain-containing protein, with translation MIAQALYKNPDAPIDERVEDLLQRMTLYEKIGQMTQLDITLINKTGNQRNVELVEEKAVELIRDHHIGSFLNGEAVAPDQWYEFMNRLTRIAVKESRLEIPIIYGIDHMHGASYLSGSTIFPHNINLGATFDESHSFETARITAIESADLGHHWTFAPVLDLGLNPYWPRFWETYGEDPHLASVMGAAYVRGYQNNEDIAPYRTAATSKHFLAYSNPASGWDRSPVQVSMQMIHEMHRPSFQAAINAGLKTVMLNSGEINGVPVHASKEIVTGLLREKMGFDGVVVTDWDDIGKLVDFHKVAEDYQEATYMAIEAGIDMNMTPTTLEFNKALLSLVKDGRISKKRINESVRRILKLKFDLGLFEHPYPRNDRMNRIGMESHRQKALRAAEESLVVLKNDGNVLPLKNPDNILLFGPCAKSKRNLAGGWTIGWQGGSEDQYPEGMNTLCDALQKKYPNASIHYADSIPVDGTPTEQKTFLESTSSADLLIYAAGEEPYTEFVGNVTDLRLPGRQLDEIALLNRSASPTVLIMIAGRPRIITDIIKETDAFIFAGLPGFEGADAIANLLSGTTVPSGKLPFSYPQHTGHFVNYHHKPSAVYFFNRDQANVIIQDSNATTSLFEFGDGLSYTTFEYDNLVLSATEITAGKVLTASVTITNTGDVTGKESVLWFISDLAGRITRPVKILKHFEKVELAPGEKATLTFEIQPEKILSYPDSKGIPILEPGRFTVNAGPLTETFILK, from the coding sequence ATGATTGCACAAGCTCTCTATAAAAATCCTGACGCCCCCATCGATGAACGTGTGGAAGACCTTCTGCAGAGGATGACTCTGTATGAGAAGATCGGGCAGATGACTCAGCTCGACATTACCCTAATCAATAAAACGGGTAACCAGCGCAACGTTGAGCTTGTAGAAGAAAAAGCTGTTGAACTGATCCGTGACCATCACATTGGTTCATTCTTAAACGGTGAAGCTGTTGCACCTGATCAGTGGTACGAATTCATGAACCGTCTGACCAGGATAGCTGTAAAAGAGTCCCGGCTTGAAATCCCGATTATTTACGGTATCGACCACATGCATGGCGCAAGCTATCTGAGCGGAAGCACAATTTTTCCCCACAATATCAATCTGGGGGCCACCTTTGATGAATCTCACAGTTTTGAAACAGCCAGAATAACCGCAATTGAATCGGCAGATCTTGGCCACCACTGGACATTTGCTCCCGTACTCGACCTAGGGCTCAACCCTTACTGGCCGCGGTTTTGGGAAACCTATGGAGAAGATCCTCATCTTGCCTCGGTGATGGGAGCGGCCTATGTACGCGGCTACCAGAATAATGAAGATATCGCACCGTATCGTACTGCAGCTACCTCGAAACATTTTCTTGCGTACTCGAACCCTGCATCGGGATGGGATAGATCACCCGTACAGGTCAGCATGCAGATGATTCATGAGATGCACAGGCCATCATTTCAGGCTGCTATTAATGCAGGCCTCAAAACGGTGATGCTGAACAGCGGTGAAATCAACGGCGTACCTGTTCACGCTTCAAAAGAGATTGTAACCGGCCTGCTTCGCGAAAAGATGGGATTTGACGGTGTTGTGGTTACCGACTGGGATGATATCGGAAAACTGGTCGACTTTCATAAAGTTGCCGAAGATTATCAGGAGGCTACCTATATGGCTATTGAAGCCGGTATTGATATGAATATGACTCCGACAACCCTCGAATTCAATAAGGCACTGCTGTCGCTCGTGAAAGATGGACGGATAAGCAAGAAACGAATTAATGAATCGGTACGGCGGATATTAAAACTAAAGTTTGATCTGGGACTTTTTGAACATCCCTACCCGCGCAACGACCGTATGAACCGAATCGGGATGGAAAGTCATAGGCAGAAGGCACTCAGGGCTGCCGAAGAATCACTGGTTGTTTTAAAAAATGACGGGAATGTTCTTCCGTTGAAGAATCCCGACAACATCCTTCTATTCGGCCCCTGTGCAAAGAGTAAAAGGAACCTGGCAGGTGGCTGGACCATTGGCTGGCAGGGAGGCAGTGAGGATCAGTATCCTGAAGGGATGAATACACTTTGCGATGCACTGCAGAAAAAGTATCCAAATGCCTCAATTCACTATGCGGACTCAATTCCGGTTGACGGTACTCCAACCGAACAAAAAACTTTTTTAGAAAGTACTTCAAGTGCTGACCTCCTTATTTACGCCGCCGGAGAAGAGCCCTATACGGAATTTGTGGGCAATGTTACCGACTTACGGCTGCCGGGCCGCCAGCTTGATGAAATTGCCCTTTTGAACCGGTCAGCTTCACCAACCGTACTGATTATGATTGCAGGCAGGCCGCGAATCATTACGGATATCATCAAAGAAACGGATGCATTTATCTTTGCCGGTCTGCCCGGATTTGAAGGTGCGGATGCCATTGCTAACCTTCTGAGCGGTACAACCGTACCCAGCGGTAAGCTGCCCTTCTCCTACCCGCAGCATACGGGCCATTTTGTAAACTACCATCATAAACCAAGCGCCGTCTATTTTTTTAACAGGGATCAGGCCAATGTCATCATACAGGATAGCAACGCAACCACGTCGCTTTTTGAATTTGGCGACGGACTCAGCTATACTACCTTTGAATACGATAATCTTGTGCTTTCAGCTACCGAAATTACAGCCGGAAAGGTACTGACTGCATCGGTGACAATTACCAATACGGGTGATGTTACGGGCAAGGAGAGCGTTCTCTGGTTTATCAGCGATCTTGCGGGGCGAATTACACGCCCGGTAAAAATACTTAAACACTTTGAAAAAGTAGAACTGGCACCCGGTGAAAAAGCCACTCTCACATTTGAAATTCAACCTGAAAAAATTCTCTCATATCCCGACAGCAAGGGGATTCCCATACTTGAACCGGGCCGTTTTACGGTTAATGCCGGTCCGCTAACAGAAACATTTATACTGAAATGA
- a CDS encoding peptidase MA family metallohydrolase — MNLITMRLLQKSLIAGFLSIFIVSLAAENLFAQYFFFGKNRVQYEQFDWRYIETDHFDIYYYDSKNYHLAQFTAETLESSLKQLNQDFGDQLTDRIPVIIYDSHSDFSQTNVVRLPVDAQGIGGVTDKFKNRMTQPFMGDYADFRRTLQHELTHAYINDVYYGGSVQSIVQNNIQLRFPLWFEEGLAEYLALGWDTQTDMFMRDAVLNQYLPPITQLSGFFAYRGGQAFWYYIADQYGRPKITEILQRIKTTRNIQQSLVQSLGLEIDELSDRWLEYWRQRYFPEVADRQSLNSVATQITTRARSGSYNTSPTISPRGDRIAMITNRRGVFDIVVVDANSGERLKTLVSSADNPMFEELNILIPNLSWSPDGTRLALSSKSEGTYNLAIVEYESGNSRTIKFPDVDAINSVAWSPDGRKIAFDGNIGPYQDIFVYNLETGDFQNLTNDVYSDNDPEWGPDSETIFFVSNRSDKLQPGDALAGFSILQDAEFYETDLYRINDSGGRITRLTNTPSWSETQPTVTSDGRMLFVSDQNGIPNVYEYELASRTVYPITDLQSGVMQVSVSNDGTRLAFNSLNRGFPDIFMLRGPFERRMDRQLRPNQWAQERASTAPGDRVPAVEFAQEMIDNRERGNMISYRTLTDAPPTGFERMIEAAPDTTNQDTVRAERPQTERIDFRNYQFGESVVRDSTIELTDDPEKFEPDDNVTDEGLYQPKEYRLRFTPDFSYAAGQLSTYYGSSAFAFVTLTDLFGDHELSFGSNLVFDLRNSDYTVQYAYKKNRTNFFTSFFHQSRNYQTFFGELLRFRTFGFSVDFQYPLNRFQRFDYGISGIGIARDFSSVQSFGDATLSNDRSYFLYPQVTFTGDYTIPGFITPRGGSRYSLQLSASPPLGPETPQFATLLGDYRKYIDLGSQYSIALRGAGAVSHGRDSQTFFMGGMLGWINQQWSDAEIPFERLADTFFTLPATPLRGHEFNTIFGDRFSLINAEFRFPLFAAVLPGPLPILPLWNITAVAFVDAGAAWGFDIPYARFSDQNGNPVVYFENQSDLDFKIGNKRNEFLNPQTGLLRDGPAQEGDIPVTFVDGDVLIGAGFGLRTILLGLPFRYDIGWPYQRGGFGGNPIHYFTIGIDF; from the coding sequence CCTTATCACCATGCGTTTGCTTCAAAAATCACTCATTGCCGGTTTCCTCTCCATTTTCATAGTCTCTCTGGCTGCTGAAAACCTTTTTGCACAGTACTTCTTCTTCGGCAAAAACAGGGTTCAGTACGAACAATTTGACTGGAGGTATATCGAAACCGATCATTTCGATATATACTATTACGATTCCAAGAATTATCATCTGGCTCAGTTTACGGCCGAGACACTTGAAAGTTCTCTCAAACAGCTGAATCAGGACTTCGGCGATCAGCTCACCGACCGGATTCCGGTTATTATCTACGATTCCCACAGCGATTTTTCACAAACGAATGTTGTTAGGCTGCCGGTCGATGCACAGGGTATCGGTGGTGTTACAGATAAATTTAAGAACAGGATGACACAGCCCTTTATGGGCGATTATGCTGATTTCCGCCGGACGCTTCAGCATGAGCTGACCCATGCCTATATCAATGACGTGTACTACGGGGGGTCGGTACAGTCGATCGTGCAAAACAATATTCAGCTGCGGTTCCCGCTGTGGTTTGAAGAGGGACTTGCAGAGTACCTGGCGCTTGGATGGGATACTCAGACCGATATGTTTATGAGGGACGCGGTTCTGAACCAGTACCTCCCTCCCATCACCCAGCTCAGTGGGTTTTTTGCGTATCGGGGCGGACAGGCTTTCTGGTACTACATTGCAGATCAATATGGCAGGCCGAAAATCACTGAGATTCTTCAGAGAATAAAAACCACAAGAAATATTCAGCAATCCCTGGTACAATCGCTTGGGCTTGAAATAGATGAGCTTTCCGACCGCTGGCTGGAATACTGGCGGCAGCGCTATTTCCCCGAGGTAGCCGACCGTCAGTCACTGAATAGTGTAGCTACCCAGATTACGACTCGCGCCCGATCAGGTTCCTACAACACAAGCCCAACAATCTCTCCCCGGGGTGACAGGATTGCAATGATCACCAACAGAAGAGGAGTATTTGATATTGTGGTCGTGGATGCAAACAGCGGCGAACGTTTGAAGACACTGGTAAGCAGCGCTGATAATCCAATGTTTGAGGAACTGAATATTCTGATTCCCAATCTCTCCTGGTCTCCTGACGGTACCCGATTGGCGCTTTCCAGTAAATCTGAAGGCACATATAACCTGGCCATTGTTGAATATGAATCCGGCAATTCCAGAACCATTAAATTTCCGGACGTGGACGCCATTAATTCTGTGGCATGGTCGCCTGACGGCCGTAAAATTGCCTTTGACGGAAACATTGGCCCCTATCAGGATATTTTTGTCTACAACCTGGAAACAGGTGATTTTCAAAATCTGACCAATGACGTGTACAGCGATAACGACCCGGAGTGGGGACCTGATTCCGAAACAATTTTCTTCGTTTCAAACCGAAGCGATAAGCTTCAGCCAGGTGATGCTCTGGCCGGGTTTTCCATCCTGCAGGATGCCGAGTTTTACGAGACAGACCTTTACCGTATCAATGACAGCGGTGGCCGGATAACTCGTCTTACGAATACTCCTTCCTGGTCTGAAACTCAGCCAACGGTTACCTCTGATGGCAGAATGCTGTTTGTTTCCGATCAAAACGGAATACCCAATGTTTATGAGTATGAACTGGCCAGTCGTACAGTTTATCCTATTACCGACCTGCAATCAGGTGTGATGCAAGTTTCCGTTTCGAACGATGGTACACGATTGGCCTTTAATTCGCTGAACAGAGGATTTCCAGACATCTTCATGCTTCGCGGACCTTTTGAGCGCAGAATGGATCGCCAGCTCAGACCCAATCAATGGGCTCAGGAGCGCGCGTCAACTGCTCCGGGAGATCGTGTGCCTGCAGTGGAATTTGCACAGGAGATGATTGATAATCGTGAACGCGGGAATATGATCAGCTACCGAACCCTTACCGATGCACCTCCCACCGGATTTGAAAGGATGATTGAAGCCGCACCGGACACAACCAATCAGGATACCGTCCGGGCTGAGAGACCCCAAACCGAGCGGATTGATTTCCGGAACTATCAGTTTGGTGAATCAGTGGTGCGTGATTCAACAATTGAGCTTACTGACGATCCGGAAAAATTTGAGCCCGACGATAACGTTACCGACGAAGGATTATATCAGCCAAAAGAGTACCGGCTTCGGTTTACTCCCGACTTTAGTTATGCAGCGGGTCAGCTCAGTACCTATTACGGATCATCAGCGTTTGCGTTTGTAACGCTTACCGATCTTTTCGGGGACCATGAACTTTCGTTCGGATCCAACCTTGTCTTTGATCTCAGAAATAGTGACTACACGGTTCAGTATGCGTATAAGAAGAACCGTACGAATTTCTTTACCTCGTTTTTCCATCAGTCAAGGAATTATCAGACCTTTTTTGGCGAGCTGTTGCGTTTTCGCACCTTTGGGTTTTCCGTTGACTTTCAGTACCCGCTGAACCGTTTTCAGCGATTCGACTACGGAATATCCGGGATCGGAATTGCGCGTGATTTCAGCTCGGTACAAAGTTTCGGTGATGCAACCCTGAGCAATGACCGCAGCTATTTTCTCTATCCCCAGGTTACGTTTACAGGCGACTACACCATTCCGGGCTTTATCACACCCCGCGGAGGCAGCCGCTACTCCCTGCAGCTATCCGCAAGTCCGCCGCTCGGGCCTGAAACACCACAATTTGCCACACTGCTGGGTGACTATCGAAAATACATTGACCTCGGCTCACAATACTCCATCGCGCTTCGAGGAGCAGGTGCGGTCAGCCATGGCCGTGATTCACAAACTTTCTTCATGGGAGGTATGCTCGGCTGGATAAATCAGCAGTGGTCTGATGCGGAAATACCTTTTGAGCGTCTGGCCGATACGTTTTTCACATTACCGGCCACACCTCTCCGCGGCCACGAGTTCAACACCATTTTTGGTGATCGTTTTTCACTTATCAACGCTGAATTCCGATTTCCTCTGTTTGCCGCAGTACTTCCGGGCCCACTTCCCATACTGCCGCTCTGGAATATTACCGCCGTGGCTTTTGTGGATGCAGGCGCCGCCTGGGGTTTCGACATCCCTTACGCCCGTTTCTCAGACCAGAATGGGAATCCGGTAGTCTATTTTGAAAACCAATCCGATCTTGATTTCAAGATTGGTAACAAACGAAACGAGTTTCTGAATCCACAAACCGGACTGTTGCGCGACGGTCCCGCCCAGGAAGGTGATATTCCGGTTACATTTGTAGACGGAGATGTTCTGATTGGCGCCGGTTTTGGACTTCGAACCATTCTGCTTGGACTTCCCTTCCGGTATGATATCGGCTGGCCTTATCAGAGAGGAGGATTTGGCGGTAATCCAATTCACTATTTCACCATTGGGATCGACTTTTAA